In Apium graveolens cultivar Ventura chromosome 10, ASM990537v1, whole genome shotgun sequence, the following are encoded in one genomic region:
- the LOC141690160 gene encoding uncharacterized protein LOC141690160: MVKSYLRYEPATSFGVIASLDSNICYDRSGKLLLAPALEKIGVWHVRQGVCTKTLTPSVTSRGPSLAVTSIAASPVSSLIASGYADGSIRIWDSEKGTCETTLNGHKGAVTTLRFNKLGSSLASGSKDNDIILWDVVGEAGLFRLRGHREQVTDLVFLNSGKKLVSSSKDKFLRVWDLETQHCMQIISGHHSEIWSLDVDPEERYLVTGSSDSELRFYTIKQNLVDGRSDANVSTLGNNDDSLATDKWEVLNFFGEIPRQTKDRVATVRFNKFGNLLACQAAGKTVEVFKVLDESESKRKAKRRINRKKEKKSSKRAVEETETDAANHGGQESSTPVVTVADVFKLTQTVRAGKKICSISFCPITPKSSLATLALSLNNNLLEIHSIESDSTTKTIAIELQGHRSDVRSVTLSSDNTLLLSTSHSSVKLWNPSTGSCLRTIDSGYGLCSIFVPGDKFAVIGTKGGTLEIIDVRSGTCVEVIEAHGGSVQSIVAIPDRSGFITGSTDHDVKFWEYQTVQKADQDMKQLTVSNVKNLKMNDDVLVVAVSADGKHIAVALLDCTVKVYYMDSLKFFLTLYGHKLPVLCMDISSDGDLIVTGSADKNFKIWGLDFGDCHRSIFAHADSVMAVKFVQNTHYMFSVGKDRVVKYWDADKFELLLTLEGHHAEVWCLSISNRGDFLVTGSHDRSIRRWDRTEEPFFIEEEKEKRLEEMFDTDLDNTLDRYAPKEEVPEEGAVALAGKRTQETLTKTDSIIEALDVAEAELKRISEHEEETRQGKASEFRPNILMLGHSPSDFILRSLSNVHTNDLEQTLLALPFSDALKLLSFLKDWSLNPDKIELVCRVATVLLQLHHNQLIATASARPVLTVLKDILHSRVKECKDTLGFNLAAMDHLKQLMILKSDALFRDAKTKLLEIRSQQSKRAEGRQDTKERRKKKKQKKSTDIHVWS, from the exons ATGGTGAAGTCTTATCTCCGCTACGAGCCTGCGACGTCGTTTGGAGTAATAGCTTCACTTGATTCCAATATTTGTTATGATAGATCCGGCAAACTTTTGCTCGCTCCGGCGTTAGAAAAAATTGGAGTTTGGCATGTCCGTCAAGGTGTTTGTACTAAAACCCTAACGCCGTCTGTTACTTCTCGTGGACCGTCTCTCGCCGTTACTTCTATTGCCGCTTCACCGGTTTCTTCACTG ATAGCGAGTGGTTATGCTGATGGAAGCATAAGAATTTGGGATTCTGAGAAAGGAACCTGTGAGACGACATTGAATGGACATAAAGGAGCTGTGACGACTCTTCGGTTCAACAAACTTGGATCGTCGCTTGCATCTGGAAGCAAAGATAATGATATTATATTGTGGGATGTGGTAGGAGAGGCTGGACTTTTCCGTCTTCGTGGGCACCGTGAGCAG GTTACGGATCTTGTATTCTTGAATTCAGGCAAAAAACTTGTTAGCTCTTCAAAAGACAAGTTTTTGAGAGTATGGGACCTTGAAACGCAGCACTGCATGCAAATTATTAGTGGGCATCATAGTGAAATCTGGTCCCTGGATGTTGACCCGGAGGAGAGATATCTTGTCACTGGATCATCAGATTCAGAACTCAGGTTTTATACTATTAAACAAAATTTGGTGGATGGCAGGTCTGATGCCAATGTATCAACACTTGGGAACAATGATGATTCACTGGCCACTGACAAATGGGAAGTCTTAAATTTTTTTGGAGAAATTCCCCGCCAGACCAAGGATAGAGTTGCAACTGTAAGATTTAATAAATTCGGGAATCTGCTGGCTTGCCAAGCTGCGGGGAAGACGGTGGAGGTATTCAAGGTGCTGGATGAATCTGAATCCAAGCGAAAAGCAAAGAGAAGAATTAATCGTAAGAAGGAGAAAAAATCTTCAAAAAGGGCAGTTGAGGAAACTGAAACTGATGCAGCAAATCATGGAGGTCAGGAAAGTAGTACCCCAGTTGTCACAGTGGCTGATGTTTTTAAGCTTACTCAGACAGTACGCGCTGGCAAGAAAATATGTTCTATTTCATTCTGTCCAATTACTCCTAAGAGCTCCCTAGCCACTTTGGCGTTGTCATTGAACAATAATTTGTTGGAAATTCATTCAATTGAAAGCGATTCAACGACAAAAACTATCGCTATTGAGCTCCAGGGCCACCGATCTGATGTGAGAAGTGTTACTCTTAGCTCAGATAACACTCTTCTATTGTCAACTAGCCATAGTTCGGTAAAGTTATGGAACCCGAGTACTGGTTCTTGTCTTCGTACTATTGATTCAGGATATGGGTTGTGCAGTATATTTGTTCCTGGTGACAAGTTTGCCGTTATTGGTACAAAAGGCGGGACTCTAGAAATCATTGATGTTAGGAGTGGCACCTGTGTTGAAGTAATAGAAGCTCATGGTGGCTCGGTACAATCTATTGTGGCAATTCCTGATCGAAGTGGTTTTATAACTGGTAGTACAGATCACGATGTGAAGTTCTGGGAGTATCAAACTGTACAAAAAGCTGATCAG GATATGAAGCAGCTGACAGTTTCCAATGTgaaaaacttaaaaatgaatgATGATGTTCTGGTAGTTGCTGTTAGTGCAGATGGTAAACATATTGCCGTTGCTCTCTTGGATTGCACAGTGAAG GTATACTATATGGATTCTCTCAAATTCTTCCTCACCTTATATGGTCACAAACTTCCTGTGTTATGTATGGACATATCATCTGATGGGGACTTAATTGTTACTGGCTCTGCAGACAAAAATTTTAAGATTTGGGGTTTGGATTTCGGTGACTGCCATAGATCTATATTTGCTCATGCTGATAG TGTTATGGCGGTGAAGTTTGTCCAAAATACTCACTACATGTTTAGTGTTGGAAAAGATCGTGTTGTTAAATACTGGGATGCTGATAAGTTTGAGTTACTTTTAACTTTAGAAGGGCACCATGCAGAAGTTTGGTGTCTCTCAATCAGCAACCGTGGTGATTTTCTTGTCACTGGATCTCATGACCGTTCTATACGACGTTGGGATCGTACTGAAGAACCATTTTTCATTGAG gaagaaaaagagaaaagGCTTGAAGAGATGTTTGATACTGATCTTGACAACACTTTGGATAGGTATGCCCCCAAGGAAGAAGTACCTGAAGAAGGAGCGGTTGCATTGGCAGGAAAGAGAACACAAGAAACTCTCACCAAAACTGACTCCATTATTGAAGCACTGGACGTAGCAGAAGCAGAACTGAAGCGTATTTCTGAGCATGAG GAAGAGACAAGACAAGGAAAGGCTTCTGAATTCCGACCAAATATTCTTATGCTAGGCCACTCTCCATCTGATTTCATTCTCCGTTCTCTTTCAAATGTTCACACTAATGATTTGGAGCAGACATTACTG GCTCTGCCATTCTCGGATGCTTTAAAACTCTTATCGTTCTTGAAGGACTGGTCCTTAAATCCTGATAAG ATCGAGCTCGTCTGCAGGGTAGCCACGGTGCTATTGCAGTTGCACCACAATCAGTTGATTGCCACTGCTTCTGCCAGACCGGTCTTGACTGTTCTTAAAGATATTCTTCATTCAAGAGTTAAG GAATGCAAAGACACTCTTGGTTTTAATTTGGCAGCTATGGATCATCTCAAG CAATTGATGATTTTGAAGTCGGATGCACTCTTCCGGGATGCAAAAACCAAATTACTAGAAATAAGATCACAACAATCAAAGCGTGCTGAAGGAAGGCAAGATACAAAAGAAAGAAGGAAAAAGAAGAAACAGAAAAAATCAACTGATATTCATGTATGGTCCTAA